Within the Deltaproteobacteria bacterium genome, the region TCCGGAGCAGGTTCGCATCGAACGGCTGTCGATTCGCCCCGAGCAGCGTCAGCGGGCGCTGCTTGACGTAAACCTGGTGATTGTTGCCCGGGGCTACCGGGGAACAGCCGGCTGACAGTCCCCCCATGTTTCTTACTCGAGTGGTGTGAGTAGTTTTTCCCGATGACACGGAGACCGCTAGTTTATCTGCTCTATATCGTGGTTCTCGCCGCGGTGCTGGTGCTGTGGAAATTTCCTTACGCCAGGTTGGAGCCTGGAATTGAACAGCTGCTGAGCAGACACCTGGGGGTGGCCGTTGACCTGCATGACATATCCCTCGGTTTTCCCCTGGTCCTCAAAGCAGGCAGGTGCACGGTCTGGCAGGAGGGCTCCCGGCCGCAGCTCCTGTGGGAAACAACAGGAGTGTCGCTGCGGCCACACCTGCTGCCTCTATTCAGGGGAAGGCTCGAGGTGGGATTCCGTGGCAGGGCCTATGAGGGCACCCTGGAGGGCAGACTGAATGTGGGGCCCGTCTATGCCCCTGACAATTATCGCCTCTCTCTGGCGTGGACAGACATCATGCTGGAGCCGAACCAGGCATTGACCTCACTGTTTGGCCGGCAACTCAGTGGTAAGCTGACCGGGCAGCTGCACCTCGAGGGTGCACCCGGAGACTGGCTGAACTCCAGGGGAAGCACCGAAGTTGCTTTGCAGGAAGGAACCTGCAGCGTGGTTTTTCCTTACCTGGTGACGGACACTCTGCGCGGCCTGGAGATCAGGGCCGAGGCCACGGTCCATGACAGGAAGCTGCAGATCAGCAGGTGTGTATTCCGAGCCGATGGCCTCAGGGGATCACTGCAGGGCACCGTAAAACTGCGGCAGGATCTTCGCCGGAGCAGAATGGATCTGCGCGGCCAGGCCCAGGTCGATGCCGCCCTGATAAATCTTGCCACAACCACGGGCAATGCGGCCCGAGCCCTTTTCCAGAGAGGCAAATCCATCCCCTTCCATCTCCGTGGTACGCTGAAAAGGCCGAGGGTGCAGATATTTTAGGGGGGCGCAGGGCGCAAGGCGTTGGGCGCAGGAGAGAGGGCGCAAGGCGTTGGGCGCAGGGCGCACGGCAGAAGGCGCACAGCGCAACAATATCTCAAAAAGACAGTTTGATTGCACTTAATCGAGAGGGGGCATCAATGGGAAAATTCCAGGATCTTAAAGTCTGGCAGAGAGGGAAGAATCTGGCCGTATTTGTTTACCGGATTACCAGCAAGCATCCTTTCACAAAGGACTATGGGCTCAGGGACCAGATTCGCAGGGCCACTGTTTCTATACCGAGCAACATTGCCGAGGGCAACGACTTGAGGACTGACAAACAGGCCATCAGGCATTTTTACATTGCTAGGGCTTCCGCTGCAGAAGTTTTTACACAGGCTATTATTGCTCTTGAGATTGGGTACTTGGGGCAAGAGGCCTTCGATTATATCGAGGAAGAATGTCGCAGGATCTCTGCCATGCTGACGCGACTCATTCAATCACGCACAAGGTCGAATAAAAAGGACATTCCATAAATCTTTACCCTGCGCCCAACGCCTAACGCCATGCGCCCGATGCGCAGCGCCTTGCGCCCTCCCTTTACATATATCCAAACTCCCGCAGGGCGCGTGGGTCTTTGCGCCATTTCTTGCGCACCTTTACCCATAATTCCAGGTATACCCTGGCCCCGAGCAAGTGCTCCATGTCCAGTCTGGCCTGCTGGCCGATCTGCCGCAGCATGGAGCCCTTCTTGCCTATGATGATTCCTTTCTGTGAGGGCCGTTCCACATGCACTTCGGCATGGATGCGGATGAGGTTCCTTTCCGGGTCTTCCTTAAAGGAGCTGATAGTGACCGCAGTGGCATAGGGAATTTCTTCGGAGGTGAGGTGGATGATTTTTTCCCTGATAATTTCAGCACAGATGGCCCGTTCTGGAATGTCCGTGAGGGTGTCTTCATCATAGTAAGGCGGACCAGGAGGCAGCATGGCAGCGATTTTGTCGAGCAGCTCCTGGATGCCGCTCTGATAGAGAGCCGAGATGCACGCTTTCTGAGCAAATGGATAGCGGCTGCTCCAGTTTTCAACTATCTCTGGCAGGGAAGCCTCTCCTGTCAAGTCAATCTTGTTGACGGCGAGAAACACGGGGGTCTTTACCCGCTGCAGCACCTCGAGCACGGTGTTGTTTTCCCTGTCGCGCGGCTTGTGTGCCTCTACCAGAAAGAGGATCAGGTCTACAGTCTCGAGAGTTGCCACTGCAGTGCGCACCATGGCCAGGTTCAGTTGCCCCCTGGCTTGATGAATGCCCGGAGTGTCAAGGAAGACCATCTGGTAGTGGTCCGTAGTTCTCACACCAAGGATCCTGGTGCGGGTAGTTTGCGGCTTTGGGGAAATAATGGCGATTTTTTCGCCCACAAGGAGGTTCAGCAGAGTAGACTTCCCCACATTGGGAGCGCCGATAATGGCTATGAACCCTGATTTGAAGGATGTTTCCGGCATAATTGGCTCCAGATGTGGTCTCTTCTTCTGCAAGGCTCGATTCTAGCAATACGGAAGGGAGGGCGCAAGGCGTCCGGCAAAGATAGTGCGGAACGCTGTGCCTTGCCCTGATAACCGATAACTGGGTTAGCAATGGGGGTAGGACCTCCTGTGGGAATGAAAAAGAAAAAGGGCAAGCTTTGAGTGGAAAAGAGATTCCCTATTTTATCAAGACCAGAGGCTGCAATAATTGTGAGGTGTTCAAGTCCTATACCAGCTTGACGGGAACCGAGTACGGCACTAACCATACTTTCCATGCCAAGTGCGTCCACATGGGGTGCGACCGCTATGGCTATAATGTGCTGGCACCGTTCATCACCCCCAGAGAATACCTCAGAATAGGCATCAACACAGGTCTGCGACACCAGGCCCTGGAGAAGGCCAGGAAGGTGGTGCAACGGTTCACCGATTTCTACGACTCGCGAGGGAATCTCAAGCCCTGGGTGACCGAGGCTATCGAAGCAGATGACTCTGCAACGGATGTGTGAATTGGTTGCACAGTGCTGCATTGGGAGCAGCCGAGCCAGGATATTCTGGCAATTATCCCTGGAGCAATGCTGCGCAAATATCCAGGTTTGCATAGACCTTGAGTTTTAGGCCGATTTGTATACAATCTCCCCAATGAGCATGCCCCATGTGAGGGCGGTGGATCAGGGGATGAACTGGCAATGAAAGAGTTGGAAGAATATCCGGTAATTACCAGAGAGTTGATAAATGAAATACGTGACCGGCTGCAGCATATCTATCTGGACACGCGCCGCCTGGTGCCGAACACCCAGGACTACGATCTGCTGATGGAGTGCATCCGGGAGGCGATTACTCCATACTTGCCGTTCACAATGGATATGTTGGACAAGGTGGTGGACGATGCCTACGGCCTCTACTTGAATTTTCAAGCAGTGGAAAAGATAAAGTAGAATCTGGCAAACATGGCCACGCCTCAACAAGAACGATTTTTTGAGACCCGAGTTACCTATGAAACCAGTCTCTGCAGGATTTTCCGATGTGGGAAGAAAGAGAAAGAACAACGAGGACTCTTTCTACCTGAATGACAAGCTGGGTCTTTACATTGTGGCCGACGGCATGGGTGGACACCGCGCCGGGGAGGTCGCCAGCGAGACCGTGGTCAGCAGCATCAAAGATTACATGGAGGCTTTTCACAGCTCACCGGAGGCGCACGAGGTAAAGACTGTGGAAATGTCCCCGGCTGCAGCCGCAGTCAATCACAGCATCGAACTGGCAAACCGCGTGGTGTTTCAGCTGTCGCAGGACCAGGGGGCCTACAAGGGCATGGGCTCGACCGCTGCGGTGGTCTACCTGGACGGAGGCACCCTGGTGACGGCCAATGTGGGCGACAGCCGCATTTACCTCGTCCGCAAGAACAGCATTGAACAGCTCACTCATGACCACACCCTGCTTGCCGAACAATTGCGCAAAAATCCAAAATGGGATCCGAGTATGTCCTCCATTCCCATGAAACACATTCTGGTTCGCGCTGTTGGCATCCAGGAGACAGTGGAGCCCGAGGTTTACGAAGTGCAGCCCCTGCCTGGCGATCTCATTCTCATGTGCAGCGACGGCCTCACAGACATGCTGTCCGATGAAGAGATGCTGGAGATTCTGCAGAACGGCGGGGAGCTCGACGAGTTGTGTGAGAAATTGATAGCGGAGGCCAACGACCGCGGCGGCGTGGACAACATCACAGCTGTGGTGATTTTGCTGCAGGAAGAAGAAAAGGGATTTCTCAAGAAATT harbors:
- the gspN gene encoding type II secretion system protein GspN — protein: MTRRPLVYLLYIVVLAAVLVLWKFPYARLEPGIEQLLSRHLGVAVDLHDISLGFPLVLKAGRCTVWQEGSRPQLLWETTGVSLRPHLLPLFRGRLEVGFRGRAYEGTLEGRLNVGPVYAPDNYRLSLAWTDIMLEPNQALTSLFGRQLSGKLTGQLHLEGAPGDWLNSRGSTEVALQEGTCSVVFPYLVTDTLRGLEIRAEATVHDRKLQISRCVFRADGLRGSLQGTVKLRQDLRRSRMDLRGQAQVDAALINLATTTGNAARALFQRGKSIPFHLRGTLKRPRVQIF
- a CDS encoding four helix bundle protein, which translates into the protein MGKFQDLKVWQRGKNLAVFVYRITSKHPFTKDYGLRDQIRRATVSIPSNIAEGNDLRTDKQAIRHFYIARASAAEVFTQAIIALEIGYLGQEAFDYIEEECRRISAMLTRLIQSRTRSNKKDIP
- the era gene encoding GTPase Era — protein: MPETSFKSGFIAIIGAPNVGKSTLLNLLVGEKIAIISPKPQTTRTRILGVRTTDHYQMVFLDTPGIHQARGQLNLAMVRTAVATLETVDLILFLVEAHKPRDRENNTVLEVLQRVKTPVFLAVNKIDLTGEASLPEIVENWSSRYPFAQKACISALYQSGIQELLDKIAAMLPPGPPYYDEDTLTDIPERAICAEIIREKIIHLTSEEIPYATAVTISSFKEDPERNLIRIHAEVHVERPSQKGIIIGKKGSMLRQIGQQARLDMEHLLGARVYLELWVKVRKKWRKDPRALREFGYM
- a CDS encoding Stp1/IreP family PP2C-type Ser/Thr phosphatase, whose protein sequence is MGRKRKNNEDSFYLNDKLGLYIVADGMGGHRAGEVASETVVSSIKDYMEAFHSSPEAHEVKTVEMSPAAAAVNHSIELANRVVFQLSQDQGAYKGMGSTAAVVYLDGGTLVTANVGDSRIYLVRKNSIEQLTHDHTLLAEQLRKNPKWDPSMSSIPMKHILVRAVGIQETVEPEVYEVQPLPGDLILMCSDGLTDMLSDEEMLEILQNGGELDELCEKLIAEANDRGGVDNITAVVILLQEEEKGFLKKLLRSR